CAGCGCCGGATCCGCCGATAACATTCCACTTGCCATCCACGCAAATGCTTGCAGCACCCTTTTCCTTGACCCAAACCTGGTCACCTTCATTATCCGCAGTACATTTAGGCAAACTTGATACAAGATCAACAATTTCCATCCCGCTAGTATAATTATTGGTGATATTTTCCGTTGTCCCGGAATCGCCACAGGCAATCAAGGTTAGAGGAATCGCAAATCCTGCAATTTTTGAAATTTTCATTTTTCACCTCGTTATTAAAAAACTTGAATTAATCTTTCAGGCAGCGTACTGAATAGAAATTAGACTGTTCCTTGTAGCCATCGATAAAATTCTGGTTCGATGACGACAGGTACATGTAAGTGGCCATCATGCCTCCTACATCGGTGGAACTCCAGAAACCGGCAAAGCCTCCTAGAGAAACGAATTCTTCCTCTTCGGCATCATAGTATCCGGCGGCCTTGGCGTTAAACTTGCCGCCAGACTGTCCGGGCTTCGCCAACCATGTTTCACTGGACTTCAGATCCAGACCGCCATTGTTTCGAGTAACCGTCGTCTGCAAGGTAATCCATTCCTCCTCGGTGGGCAGGTGCGTGCCCTCGGGGCAAGCGAATTTCGCTATGTCAAAACTGTACAGCCGACCGTAAATTTCGCAGTTTTCCTCATTGTCGCCATAGCACTTGGAACCTTCCAAAGCCCTATAGGAATTTTCCGCAAGCCAACATTGGGAACCATACTTTACCGTCGCATATTTTCGACCGAGATACTCTTCAGAATCTACAATGCTATCCAGGCCGCATCTGAATGTTACGGCAGAGGAACTGGATTCTATCGGATCAGGGACCTTGGAAGAAGAACTGCCGGGATTGTCAACTGCGGAACTTCCTGCAGATTCGACCTTCTGCGAGGAGCTGGACGGATTGACGATTACCACGTAGGTGGTGTCCTTTTTGCTGCTACTGGACGAGTCATCGTTCTTGACGCTGGAGCTAGAAGCACCAGAAGTTTCCCCACTGCTGGAGGATTTTTCGCCGTCATTTTCATTGCCCTGGGATTCACCCTTGGAGCTACTGGAATCTATGCTTGCGGTGGCGTCCTGCATCAGGTCGATGTCGTAGTTGTCATAGACGGAACAGGAGACAAGCAGGAGGGCTGCCACAAGGAGAATGAAGCGGGAGTTTTTTCTCATAATTCGTAATTCATAATTCATAATTATCTCCTCCCCTTACAGGTTCCAGAACAGCGTGACATAGCCGCCGTTGCCGAGGTTTGTTATCACATCAAAGCCGGCTTCCACGCCGAACATTCCGAAGCTGTAGAACACGCCAGTCTTGAACTGCATCCATTCCTCGGAATCCTTTTCCGGGATGGCGATGACCGCGGTCTCGCGAAGGCCGAAGTCCAGGTAGCCCAATTCCAGCTGGGCCACAGGCGCAAAATAGACGCGCTGCAGACCGTCGCCGATACCTGCGCCCACATAGACGCCCGCACCGAAAGCCACATGGAATTCAGCCTGGTCGCCAAAGCCCACTCGCAGGCGGGCCGCCGCAATCAGGTCCGGCAGAATCATCAGCTGATCTTCTTCAAGAGCAAAAGCCTTGTAGTTCTTGTCGCTGAAGGGTGCAAACGCAGCGGACACACCCACCCAAGGCGAGAAATGAACACCACGACGGTTCTCGACAGCGGATGCAGCCTCCGCAGCCTTGGCGGCCTGTTCCGCGGCATAGATGCTATCCAGCGCAGCCTCGTCCTCCTCGGGACCAAAATCCACGCCGGCGTTGTTGCCCTGATTTTCCCAGATCCAGCGACCGTTCAGACGAGCGGACTTTTCGGCAAACTGCACGGAACCCTTGAACTTCTGAGGTTCGCCGCGCTTGATGACCACAGGCTCGCCGGCGACCTTCACGGCCTCCTTCTCGAAACGAATCTGCACCGGGCTTTCTGCAGCGGGGCCAGCACTGACGCGGGCGTGGAACAGCTTGACGCCATTCAGGTAGTAGGCGCTGCGCACCGGCTTTGCGATATCCATGAAGACCGTGGGTGCGTTGACATCCGCAGTGTCGGTTTTATAGACGGCCAGGGATCCATTGCCGGCAAGGTCCGCATTTAAACTTTCAAGACGTTCCAGGAAGTAGGGTGCAAAACCCTCGCCGTCCTGACGCACCACCATTTCGCGGCAGGTCTCGCCCCACTTCTGGGCAATTTCAAAAGAATGCCTGCGATGGTTGGGTTCGTACTGCAGGGTAAAATCGTAGTTGGCCTGGAAGCCTTCGCTGAGAGGTTCCAGGAACACGCCGCCCTCCAGATTCAGGAACTGGTCCTTGCTCTGGGCGAAGCTGTAGAGAGCGTCTACGCAGGCGTTGATCTGCAACTTGCGATCCTCGAGGCCGCGGGCCGTCTCCATGTGACCCAGCCGCACCTCGCCGGTGACCTTCATGTACTGTTCCTCGAAGGCGGGCAACTCAACCCGGTAAAAAGTCCAGCACTCGTCATCCATCACGTCGTTAATGCTGATGGAAGAACAGCGGTCGTTCATGGCGGTAATGCGGTTGGTCCGCTCCAGCAGGGAATCAAGCCCCTCGTTCTTGCCCTCCACAGAGGCCTTCAACTTTTCCAGATCCGCCTGACGCTGGTGAAAAATCGCAGGATCCTGCACGAAAATGGACGCAGATTGGGTTTCCGCAGGCGACTCGCCCGCCGGAGACTGGGCGAATGCCGCCCCTAACGTTAAACCTAGAGCAGTTATAAAAAATCTTTTTTTCATCATAAGTATTACTCTTGTTTTTAAACGCAAAAAAGGCCACGTCAAGACAAGACGCGGTCCACAGAAGGCATCGCTGAATTTGCGACGCGGTTAAAATTTACGGATTTTCTTAAAGATTTAGCACACCAAGGGAGCTGATTACAAACAAACTCTCTAGCCCCCCCCCCTGCACATATTGGCACTAGCAAGAACGGACAATACGGAAAAAACGATGCAACAAGCAACGCCAGTCATATACCCATACACCAGTTTTGAGCAAAAAATTCTCAC
This Fibrobacter sp. UWEL DNA region includes the following protein-coding sequences:
- a CDS encoding FISUMP domain-containing protein, whose amino-acid sequence is MRKNSRFILLVAALLLVSCSVYDNYDIDLMQDATASIDSSSSKGESQGNENDGEKSSSSGETSGASSSSVKNDDSSSSSKKDTTYVVIVNPSSSSQKVESAGSSAVDNPGSSSSKVPDPIESSSSAVTFRCGLDSIVDSEEYLGRKYATVKYGSQCWLAENSYRALEGSKCYGDNEENCEIYGRLYSFDIAKFACPEGTHLPTEEEWITLQTTVTRNNGGLDLKSSETWLAKPGQSGGKFNAKAAGYYDAEEEEFVSLGGFAGFWSSTDVGGMMATYMYLSSSNQNFIDGYKEQSNFYSVRCLKD